The stretch of DNA TCAACGTCATTCAGGAATTTAGAAGCCTGATTCCGCATGCCGGCGCCCTGCCCGGTACGCCGCTCACGACATATATCGGAGGGGGCGGACCGGGAGCTGTCATCAATTTTTTCGCTCCGAAAATCAGGTCTTGGCAGCCATTTGTAATTCGTGGTTTATATTTGGATCTTGCCGACCTTTCGAGTGCATATCTCATCGGCCATCTAACCTTCGCGATAGCGAAAAAGGCCAGCGCGGCCGGCGAACCTTTGGTGGCAGGCTCATGGTGATGCGTCTTGCTCTACTGCTCGTCGCGACTGCGTTTACCTGTGAGGCGCACGCGAGTTCCCTGGCCGATAAATCCGATCGGTACCTTCTTGAAATGAAGGCCAAGATTGATCAGATTATCACGTCGAGAAAAGCCGCTAGACATCGCCACGTTAACTCTGCTGCTGCAAATGAAAGCGTCACTGCTCCGGCGCCCATCGGTAGCTCGCCGATCATGCCTAGCGTCGAGCGCAGGCCGCCTCAGAATTTATTCATCAGAAGTGACCCACTGGACGGTTTGGCGCTTCCATTCGATTATCCTTACCTTATGGACGGTAAGGGTGCTTCGATTTCATTTTCGGGCAATCAGATTACCAATACCCAGACGTTGAATGCGAATGCCTTTCTCGCGCTCAGAGGCAATCCTATCAAAAATGGTGACCTGCTGCTGGGATACGGTGCCTTCACTTACGTGAATGGCACGCTTAACAATCCCCCGCGCCTAGCTACCGAGCGCAATGCGCTCCAAGCCGGCGTCGATCTCCAAGCAGCCTATTCCGGGGGAGACTATTCAAGCTTGCTGGTTGGCGGCTTGCGCCCTTATTTTCAGACAGATTTTCGAGGTTACGCTCAGATCGGTGGGTTCAGTCTGACTTTCGAGCCCTACCGCATGAATGAACTCAACCTCGGAGGTCGAGCGGCTGCCCTAGTGACTGGACCACAATACGTGTCATGGTATTGGCGCATATTGCCGGAATTAAATTATTTCCATGTTGGCGACCAGGGTCAAACGTCATTCCGGCCGAACCGGGACTATGCTTTTCTGGGAGGTACGGTGCAACTCAGGACGCTTCTCTTTGATGGAATTGGCCCTGGTTGGCTGAGCAGTCGATTCTACTTCAATGGTTCGGTGACACAGTTTTGGAATATCGCTGCACGTGGAAAAGAATTCCACGATTCGCAAATCGAGTTCGGCTACCTCATCTCAAAAGGTCAACCCATTGATCCCAACATCCCTTTGGTTGCAAGCATCTCCGCCGTGTACAACAATGGTACAAACCGCCTCACCTTTGTCAAAAGAGACGAGTATAAAGTCCAACTCAATCTGCAGTATTGATTTGATCCATCGATTGTAATACCAAGGAGCCCGTAACGCAGCCGCGTGGTCGACCGGTCCGAGCGTCGGATATCGGTACGGTCGATCAGTCCTTCCTACGATTTGTGGACCGTGACTGCGGCGCTTTTGCCGCGGCATCTGTGTCGAGACGCTCCGTACCCACGTCCTGGCCACGGTCTAGGTGAGAGCGGGGCTCGCACCCCTATCCTCGTATCCGTGCGACAGGGGCGCATCCGGTCGCAAGGCTTAGCGAGCAGAACATCGAAGCTGCGGCCGGGCAGAGGCAGTTTCAGACTAGCGCCGGGCCGGAGGGCGGATCTCCTGCCGGATCTCACGCAACAAGTCGGTCGCAATGCGCACCTGCTCCTCCAGGCGCACCAGCCGGTCGCGGTCACGTTCCAGGCTTTCGAGGCGGCCGATGACGAGGCCGTAGCGCTCGTCGTCCCGCTTGGCCTGCCGCTGATCGGAGGCGGCCAGATCCTCGAGCCGGGCGTCGATCCGGGCGGCGTAGGAGCCGATCCAGAGGAGTTGCCCGGCAAGACCCACCACCAGGGTCGCCATGGCCCAGAACGAGGTCCGCCGCGGCAGGATGATGACGCCCTCGGCGTCTTCGGGAAGAGGCACCGCCCTACTCCGCCGGCTGGACCTTGGCGCTCGGGATCGCGTTCGCGGTCACCGGGTCCGCCAGGATCGTCTTCACGGTCGGCAGCGCGGCCGCGGAGGCGACGAGGCCGGCGTTGCGCCGCACGTACAGGCCCCACACGGTGACGAGGAGCGTGACCAGGGCGCCGGTCAACGCGGTGGCCGTATCGGCATCGATCCAGCCGCGCCCGACGGCGATCCCGCCACCGAACTGCAGCAGGGTGCGCAGCAACGCGGTGAGCTGTTCCTGGTTCATGGCGATCTCCTTTTGAAGGCGGAGGGACAGGAATGTGCGGTCAGGCTGCGACGGGCTTGCCGCAGGCGGGACAGGTGGATGGCGCTGCGGGCCGGTCCGGGGCGGCGTGGAACGCGAGGGCGGCAGCGCGCACCTCCTCGACCCGCCGGCCCCAGCCGCGGCCGAAGCGCGGCCAGGTCGAGAGCGCCCGCAGGAACGACAGCCGCCCGTCGCTCACGGCGTCGACCAGCGCCGCCACGTCCCGGCCCCGGAGCGCCGCCAGCGTGACCGGCCCGAGCCGGCCGTCGTCGGCGATCCCGAGCACCCGTTGCAGCCCGATCACCGCCCGGCGCGGTCCGCTATTCACCGCGAAGTCGAACAGCGCGACATCGAGTCCGGCCGGCAGCGCGTCGCCCTGGATCGCGTCCCAGAACCGGCGCCGGTAGAGCGGGGCGACGGTCTCCGGTGTCAGCGCCCGCACCTCGGCGCGTGTCGCCGGCCGGCCGAGCCACAGGCTGAGCGTGCCGATCGTGACGCCGAGATTCGTCGCCCCTCCCGGGTCGGCCGGGTCGTCCGACCATCCGCCCTCATGTGTCAGGACGAGCGAAAGCGCCCGCTCGAAACTCGTCGCGGCCATGACCGTCTCTCCAGGTTGTGCAGGACTTGCGTGGTGCGCCGGCCGTGCGGCCCGGGCGTCAGACCAGGATCACAGGGCGGCGGCCTGGCGCCACAGCGCGTCCAGGGCCGCCGCGTCGTAGCCGAGCACGGCGCCGAGCTGCGCCACCATCGGGTGTCCGCGCTCGAACGCCGTCGCACCCGACAGCAGCATCCGGGCGGCGAAGCGCTCGGCC from Methylobacterium aquaticum encodes:
- a CDS encoding glycoside hydrolase family 108 protein, whose translation is MAATSFERALSLVLTHEGGWSDDPADPGGATNLGVTIGTLSLWLGRPATRAEVRALTPETVAPLYRRRFWDAIQGDALPAGLDVALFDFAVNSGPRRAVIGLQRVLGIADDGRLGPVTLAALRGRDVAALVDAVSDGRLSFLRALSTWPRFGRGWGRRVEEVRAAALAFHAAPDRPAAPSTCPACGKPVAA